In the Solanum pennellii chromosome 5, SPENNV200 genome, one interval contains:
- the LOC107020844 gene encoding centromere/kinetochore protein zw10 homolog isoform X1 encodes MDVLFNSIDVRDLLSSPDIDDVNSPLSAPDLRLLIDRLQLRSVDIKSKVRQYILSHHSEFSTLFSQCSDVVSKSENLTSQVSDLIQLISDHPVEAQTKAVIDEILVKNREVKEKRELLGLLNVILELSDRLRFVKEKIKVGRVEQAAEALRELKAVLVTSNDEEKQPLVYGLLKDEWTECFEEMQEVLLQCMDSAVWFEQETNTVHLKYQLSIRGFDGIELHTVVKAMNAVGIMDYGLAKVADLMIKHVIMPVVSFRSTIVVEWINQESGNGVKANLKILPSADPNVDSIDGGSMYSVLIDVIKFISKFLCFENSTWMLCFGKLTWPRMSDLIVSNFLSKRVPDDASKLVDFQKIVKCTSNFEASLKELMFIASSDGKDERLSKFADNVEVHFASRKKVEILAKARNQLLQSDFRLPELFLQDGTRRNSKVKNDDNAESSSDLVVDLLFTSERCVVSEAASQLMKLVHETLKDACLSSSRVGLEFYHSARDSLLLYEAIIPVKFERQLDSINHSAVLIHNDCHYLSQEILGLAFEYRSDFPASMKELVVFADLAPRFQMLAEEVLQRQIKLVIYNLKQAIDGADGFQNTHQMKQYESAKLSIDQVIFILEKVYIIWHRLLLPSAYKRSMSMVLEEVFSRIANDILLLDDIAAEETLQLQRLIHLLFENLSSLLDSVLAINQTGKLQESPAQTLDDLIPSLRKLRKLADLLDMPLKSITAAWETDELVNHGFKQSEVEDFIRAIFADSPLRKECLRRIESRYYQAFSYSLDY; translated from the exons ATGGACGTACTGTTCAATTCAATTGACGTTAGAGATCTACTCTCGTCGCCGGACATCGACGATGTAAACTCACCGTTATCTGCTCCAGATCTCCGTCTTCTCATCGACCGTCTACAACTTCGTTCCGTCGATATAAAATCCAAAGTCCGGCAATACATTCTCTCACATCACTCCGAATTCTCCACACTCTTTTCTCAGTGTTCCGACGTCGtttcaaaatctgaaaatctCACTTCTCAAGTATCCGACTTGATTCAACTCATCTCGGATCATCCAGTTGAAGCTCAAACCAAAGCTGTAATTGATGAAATTCTGGTAAAAAATAGAGAGGTGAAGGAAAAAAGGGAATTGTtagggttgcttaatgtgatttTGGAATTGAGTGATAGACTGAGGTTTGTGAAGGAGAAGATTAAGGTAGGGAGAGTTGAACAAGCGGCTGAAGccttaagggagttaaaggcagTGTTGGTTACGAGTAATGATGAGGAAAAACAGCCTTTGGTTTACGGATTGTTGAAGGATGAATGGACTGAGTGTTTTGAGGAG ATGCAAGAGGTGCTTTTGCAATGTATGGACAGTGCAGTGTGGTTTGAGCAAGAAACCAATACAGTTCACCTGAAGTATCAGTTGAGCATCAGAGGTTTTGATGGGATTGAGCTCCACACAGTTGTAAAAGCGATGAAT gcAGTTGGTATTATGGATTATGGGCTGGCAAAAGTAGCAGATTTGATGATTAAACATGTAATAATGCCAGTGGTGAGTTTTAGGTCAACTATTGTGGTGGAATGGATTAATCAGGAGTCTGGAAATGGTGTCAAGGCAAATCTGAAGATACTTCCATCTGCTGATCCAAAT GTTGACAGTATTGATGGGGGAAGTATGTACTCTGTACTTATTGATGTTATCAAGTTTATTAGTAAGTTTTTGTGCTTTGAAAATAGTACATGGATGCTGTGCTTTGGAAAATTAACATGGCCAAGGATGTCAGATTTGATAGTATCCAACTTCCTCTCCAAG AGAGTGCCTGATGATGCTTCCAAACTGGTAGATTTTCAGAAAATTGTGAAGTGCACATCTAACTTTGAGGCAAGTTTGAAGGAGTTAATGTTCATTGCTTCCTCTGATGGCAAGGATGAAAGATTGAGCAAATTTGCAGATAATGTGGAGGTTCATTTTGCATCGAGAAAAAAGGTTGAGATTTTGGCCAAGGCAAGAAATCAACTTTTACAGTCTGACTTCCGTCTTCCTGAG CTCTTTCTGCAGGATGGCACTAGGAGAAACTCTAAAGTTAAGAATGATGATAATGCTGAAAGTTCATCTGACCTTGTTGTCGATTTGCTTTTTACATCTGAGAGATGTGTGGTGTCTGAAGCAGCGTCACAACTAATGAAGTTAGTTCATGAAACACTCAAG GATGCTTGCTTGTCATCTTCTAGAGTGGGGTTGGAATTCTATCACTCTGCTAGGGATTCTCTACTTCTTTATGAAGCTATCATACCTGTCAAG TTCGAAAGACAGCTCGATTCCATCAACCATTCTGCCGTTCTTATTCACAATGATTGCCACTATCTATCTCAGGAGATACTTGGACTTGCATTTGAG TACCGCTCAGACTTTCCAGCTTCAATGAAGGAACTTGTTGTATTTGCTGATTTGGCTCCAAGATTCCAGATGCTTGCGGAAGAAGTTTTACAAAGACAAATAAAACTTGTCATTTATAACCTAAAACAG GCTATTGATGGGGCCGATGGATTTCAAAATACTCACCAAATGAAGCAATATGAATCTGCTAAGTTGAGTATTGACCAG GTGATTTTCATACTTGAGAAAGTATATATTATATGGCACCGTTTACTCCTACCTTCTGCATACAAGAGAAGTATGAGCATGGTCCTGGAGGAAGTCTTTTCAAGAATAGCAAATGATATCCTCCTCCTAGATGATATTGCTGCAGAAGAAACATTGCAG CTTCAAAGGCTGATTCATCTGCTATTCGAGAATCTGTCTTCTTTGTTGGACTCGGTATTGGCTATTAACCAGACAGGAAAGTTGCAGGAATCTCCTGCACAAACTCTTGATGATCTTATACCATCCCTTCGGAAATTACGCAAGCTAGCAG ATCTCCTGGATATGCCATTGAAATCTATTACTGCAGCTTGGGAGACTGATGAACTTGTCAACCATGGTTTTAAGCAATCAGAG GTTGAAGACTTCATCAGAGCCATATTTGCAGATTCACCTCTGAGGAAAGAGTGCTTACGAAGAATAGAAAGTCGATATTACCAAGCTTTCAGTTACAGTTTAGATTATTGA
- the LOC107020844 gene encoding centromere/kinetochore protein zw10 homolog isoform X2 has protein sequence MDVLFNSIDVRDLLSSPDIDDVNSPLSAPDLRLLIDRLQLRSVDIKSKVRQYILSHHSEFSTLFSQCSDVVSKSENLTSQVSDLIQLISDHPVEAQTKAVIDEILVKNREVKEKRELLGLLNVILELSDRLRFVKEKIKVGRVEQAAEALRELKAVLVTSNDEEKQPLVYGLLKDEWTECFEEMQEVLLQCMDSAVWFEQETNTVHLKYQLSIRGFDGIELHTVVKAMNAVGIMDYGLAKVADLMIKHVIMPVVSFRSTIVVEWINQESGNGVKANLKILPSADPNVDSIDGGSMYSVLIDVIKFISKFLCFENSTWMLCFGKLTWPRMSDLIVSNFLSKRVPDDASKLVDFQKIVKCTSNFEASLKELMFIASSDGKDERLSKFADNVEVHFASRKKVEILAKARNQLLQSDFRLPEDGTRRNSKVKNDDNAESSSDLVVDLLFTSERCVVSEAASQLMKLVHETLKDACLSSSRVGLEFYHSARDSLLLYEAIIPVKFERQLDSINHSAVLIHNDCHYLSQEILGLAFEYRSDFPASMKELVVFADLAPRFQMLAEEVLQRQIKLVIYNLKQAIDGADGFQNTHQMKQYESAKLSIDQVIFILEKVYIIWHRLLLPSAYKRSMSMVLEEVFSRIANDILLLDDIAAEETLQLQRLIHLLFENLSSLLDSVLAINQTGKLQESPAQTLDDLIPSLRKLRKLADLLDMPLKSITAAWETDELVNHGFKQSEVEDFIRAIFADSPLRKECLRRIESRYYQAFSYSLDY, from the exons ATGGACGTACTGTTCAATTCAATTGACGTTAGAGATCTACTCTCGTCGCCGGACATCGACGATGTAAACTCACCGTTATCTGCTCCAGATCTCCGTCTTCTCATCGACCGTCTACAACTTCGTTCCGTCGATATAAAATCCAAAGTCCGGCAATACATTCTCTCACATCACTCCGAATTCTCCACACTCTTTTCTCAGTGTTCCGACGTCGtttcaaaatctgaaaatctCACTTCTCAAGTATCCGACTTGATTCAACTCATCTCGGATCATCCAGTTGAAGCTCAAACCAAAGCTGTAATTGATGAAATTCTGGTAAAAAATAGAGAGGTGAAGGAAAAAAGGGAATTGTtagggttgcttaatgtgatttTGGAATTGAGTGATAGACTGAGGTTTGTGAAGGAGAAGATTAAGGTAGGGAGAGTTGAACAAGCGGCTGAAGccttaagggagttaaaggcagTGTTGGTTACGAGTAATGATGAGGAAAAACAGCCTTTGGTTTACGGATTGTTGAAGGATGAATGGACTGAGTGTTTTGAGGAG ATGCAAGAGGTGCTTTTGCAATGTATGGACAGTGCAGTGTGGTTTGAGCAAGAAACCAATACAGTTCACCTGAAGTATCAGTTGAGCATCAGAGGTTTTGATGGGATTGAGCTCCACACAGTTGTAAAAGCGATGAAT gcAGTTGGTATTATGGATTATGGGCTGGCAAAAGTAGCAGATTTGATGATTAAACATGTAATAATGCCAGTGGTGAGTTTTAGGTCAACTATTGTGGTGGAATGGATTAATCAGGAGTCTGGAAATGGTGTCAAGGCAAATCTGAAGATACTTCCATCTGCTGATCCAAAT GTTGACAGTATTGATGGGGGAAGTATGTACTCTGTACTTATTGATGTTATCAAGTTTATTAGTAAGTTTTTGTGCTTTGAAAATAGTACATGGATGCTGTGCTTTGGAAAATTAACATGGCCAAGGATGTCAGATTTGATAGTATCCAACTTCCTCTCCAAG AGAGTGCCTGATGATGCTTCCAAACTGGTAGATTTTCAGAAAATTGTGAAGTGCACATCTAACTTTGAGGCAAGTTTGAAGGAGTTAATGTTCATTGCTTCCTCTGATGGCAAGGATGAAAGATTGAGCAAATTTGCAGATAATGTGGAGGTTCATTTTGCATCGAGAAAAAAGGTTGAGATTTTGGCCAAGGCAAGAAATCAACTTTTACAGTCTGACTTCCGTCTTCCTGAG GATGGCACTAGGAGAAACTCTAAAGTTAAGAATGATGATAATGCTGAAAGTTCATCTGACCTTGTTGTCGATTTGCTTTTTACATCTGAGAGATGTGTGGTGTCTGAAGCAGCGTCACAACTAATGAAGTTAGTTCATGAAACACTCAAG GATGCTTGCTTGTCATCTTCTAGAGTGGGGTTGGAATTCTATCACTCTGCTAGGGATTCTCTACTTCTTTATGAAGCTATCATACCTGTCAAG TTCGAAAGACAGCTCGATTCCATCAACCATTCTGCCGTTCTTATTCACAATGATTGCCACTATCTATCTCAGGAGATACTTGGACTTGCATTTGAG TACCGCTCAGACTTTCCAGCTTCAATGAAGGAACTTGTTGTATTTGCTGATTTGGCTCCAAGATTCCAGATGCTTGCGGAAGAAGTTTTACAAAGACAAATAAAACTTGTCATTTATAACCTAAAACAG GCTATTGATGGGGCCGATGGATTTCAAAATACTCACCAAATGAAGCAATATGAATCTGCTAAGTTGAGTATTGACCAG GTGATTTTCATACTTGAGAAAGTATATATTATATGGCACCGTTTACTCCTACCTTCTGCATACAAGAGAAGTATGAGCATGGTCCTGGAGGAAGTCTTTTCAAGAATAGCAAATGATATCCTCCTCCTAGATGATATTGCTGCAGAAGAAACATTGCAG CTTCAAAGGCTGATTCATCTGCTATTCGAGAATCTGTCTTCTTTGTTGGACTCGGTATTGGCTATTAACCAGACAGGAAAGTTGCAGGAATCTCCTGCACAAACTCTTGATGATCTTATACCATCCCTTCGGAAATTACGCAAGCTAGCAG ATCTCCTGGATATGCCATTGAAATCTATTACTGCAGCTTGGGAGACTGATGAACTTGTCAACCATGGTTTTAAGCAATCAGAG GTTGAAGACTTCATCAGAGCCATATTTGCAGATTCACCTCTGAGGAAAGAGTGCTTACGAAGAATAGAAAGTCGATATTACCAAGCTTTCAGTTACAGTTTAGATTATTGA